The proteins below come from a single Atribacterota bacterium genomic window:
- the rplD gene encoding 50S ribosomal protein L4, giving the protein MVDMSVHSVEGEKIGEIKLKEDMFNAKINKHIVHQIVKRYLAEKRRGTASVKGRSDVSGGGKKPWKQKGTGRARAGTTRSPLWTGGGVVFGPENRDYGYTIPRKMRLVALKSVLSDKVKNDNLIVLDKIEIENGKTRDITNIFDKLKIEPEKKIIIVIEKDDEKIKRAVNNLQNAMVITANKLNTYDLVNYQKMLVTKDALKIIEEVFV; this is encoded by the coding sequence ATGGTTGACATGAGTGTTCATAGTGTAGAAGGTGAAAAAATAGGCGAAATAAAACTAAAAGAAGATATGTTCAATGCTAAAATAAATAAACATATCGTTCATCAGATTGTAAAGCGTTATCTTGCTGAGAAAAGAAGAGGTACTGCTTCTGTTAAAGGTAGAAGTGATGTAAGTGGTGGAGGGAAAAAGCCCTGGAAGCAAAAGGGAACAGGCAGAGCGAGAGCAGGTACAACCCGTTCACCTCTTTGGACTGGAGGCGGTGTTGTCTTTGGCCCAGAAAATAGAGATTATGGATATACTATACCGAGAAAGATGCGCTTAGTAGCTTTAAAATCTGTATTATCCGATAAGGTTAAAAATGATAATTTAATCGTATTAGATAAAATTGAGATAGAAAATGGAAAAACCCGTGACATTACAAACATATTTGATAAATTAAAAATTGAACCAGAGAAAAAAATAATCATTGTAATAGAAAAAGATGACGAAAAAATTAAAAGAGCCGTTAATAATTTGCAAAATGCCATGGTCATTACTGCTAATAAGTTAAATACATATGATCTGGTTAATTATCAAAAAATGTTAGTTACTAAAGATGCTTTAAAAATTATAGAGGAGGTATTTGTATAA
- the rplW gene encoding 50S ribosomal protein L23 codes for MTSQKIILIHPIISEKSVRDKEQGKYSFKVDMNSNKSEIKKVVEEKFKVKVDKVNTIKVPSKNRKMGRFSGKTSQWKKAIITLSDGQTIKELDNI; via the coding sequence ATGACCTCTCAGAAAATCATTTTAATTCATCCAATTATATCCGAAAAGAGCGTTAGGGACAAAGAACAAGGTAAATATTCGTTTAAAGTTGATATGAATTCCAATAAAAGCGAAATAAAAAAGGTTGTTGAAGAGAAGTTTAAGGTTAAGGTAGATAAGGTTAATACTATAAAGGTACCATCAAAAAATAGAAAGATGGGAAGGTTTAGTGGTAAAACATCTCAATGGAAAAAGGCAATTATTACTTTAAGCGATGGTCAAACAATAAAAGAATTGGATAATATTTAA
- the rpsS gene encoding 30S ribosomal protein S19 produces the protein MSRSIKKGPYIDEKLLKKVRNLNKKRKKEPIKTWSRNSTIFPLMVGHTIAVHDGKKHVPVYITENMVGHKLGEFSPTRRFKGHGAHTERSTSIK, from the coding sequence ATGTCAAGATCAATTAAAAAAGGTCCATATATTGATGAAAAATTATTAAAAAAGGTACGTAATTTGAATAAGAAAAGAAAAAAGGAACCAATAAAGACCTGGTCTAGAAATTCAACTATATTCCCTTTAATGGTAGGACATACAATCGCAGTACACGATGGGAAGAAACATGTTCCAGTTTATATTACTGAGAATATGGTAGGACATAAATTAGGTGAATTTTCACCGACTAGAAGATTTAAAGGACATGGAGCTCATACAGAAAGATCAACATCAATTAAATAG
- the rplB gene encoding 50S ribosomal protein L2, whose translation MADIKKYKPTSAGRRFMTVSTFEDITCSKPEKSLTKGKSKKAGRNNDGRIMVRRKGGGTKRKYRFIDFLREKEGIPAKVVSIEYDPNRSARIALLKYMDGEKRYIISPAKLKIGDVIVSGTKAEISPGNTKALKDIPQGTFIHNIEMKKGQGAVLARSAGAIAQILAKEGKYAHVKLPSGEVRLINLECCATIGQVGNLNHSNIDLGKAGKSRWKGRRPKVRGVAMNPIDHPLGGGEGKSAGGRHPASPNGLLAKGYRTRKKKKDSDRYIVKRRTDK comes from the coding sequence GTGGCAGATATAAAAAAGTATAAGCCAACATCAGCTGGTAGAAGGTTTATGACTGTTTCCACCTTTGAAGATATAACTTGCTCAAAACCTGAGAAGAGTTTAACCAAAGGAAAGAGCAAAAAAGCCGGTAGGAATAATGACGGTCGTATCATGGTTAGAAGAAAAGGTGGAGGAACAAAAAGAAAATATCGTTTTATTGATTTCTTAAGGGAAAAAGAAGGTATTCCTGCAAAGGTTGTTTCAATTGAATATGACCCTAATCGTTCTGCCAGAATTGCGTTATTAAAGTATATGGATGGTGAAAAAAGATATATTATATCTCCTGCAAAATTAAAAATAGGCGATGTAATAGTATCGGGTACTAAAGCGGAAATAAGCCCTGGTAATACCAAGGCTTTGAAAGATATTCCACAAGGTACTTTTATTCATAATATCGAAATGAAAAAAGGACAGGGAGCAGTTCTTGCAAGATCTGCAGGAGCAATTGCCCAAATATTGGCAAAAGAGGGTAAGTATGCTCATGTAAAATTACCCTCAGGAGAAGTAAGGCTGATTAATTTAGAATGTTGTGCAACAATAGGACAGGTAGGAAACTTAAACCATTCTAATATCGATCTGGGTAAGGCAGGCAAGAGTAGATGGAAGGGTAGAAGACCAAAGGTACGTGGAGTTGCTATGAATCCAATTGACCACCCTTTAGGTGGTGGTGAAGGAAAATCAGCTGGTGGAAGACATCCTGCTTCACCTAATGGTTTACTGGCAAAGGGTTATCGTACAAGAAAAAAGAAAAAAGATTCAGATAGATATATTGTAAAAAGAAGGACAGATAAATAA
- the rplV gene encoding 50S ribosomal protein L22, with protein sequence MGVKSVGKYIPISPRKCRQMIEVIKGKDTGSALLQLKFLPNRSAKMIYKVLKSAISNAENNHDMSVDDLYINKAFVDEGPTLKRFRARAMGRAARIHKRTSHITIEVEEKGVER encoded by the coding sequence ATGGGTGTAAAATCTGTTGGAAAATATATTCCAATATCTCCCAGAAAATGCCGACAAATGATAGAAGTGATAAAGGGAAAAGATACTGGGTCAGCGTTATTACAATTAAAGTTTTTACCTAATAGATCAGCAAAAATGATTTATAAGGTGCTTAAATCAGCAATATCAAATGCTGAAAATAATCATGACATGAGTGTTGATGATTTATATATAAATAAAGCTTTTGTTGATGAAGGACCTACATTGAAAAGATTTAGAGCGAGGGCAATGGGTAGGGCTGCAAGAATTCATAAAAGAACAAGCCATATCACAATTGAAGTGGAAGAGAAAGGGGTTGAAAGATAA